In the Vicinamibacterales bacterium genome, one interval contains:
- the egtD gene encoding L-histidine N(alpha)-methyltransferase, with the protein MRTPGPPHLEPRPSNLDPRTSRLESGFAADVRRDLALAPKQLQSKYLYDALGSSLFEAICRLPWYRITRAEQALLERHAPEVVRRIAHDPRAVPLIVELGCGSGEKIVILAEALQRSGRHGRVHLIDISRQALEQSERTLGRLHHISVVGHRETYEVGLRRAAAAREPGNPMLVLLLGSNIGNFDRPAAHDFLSAIRDALAPGDSLLLGADLVKPERALQLAYDDPLGVTAAFNKNLLVRINRELGGTFDLDAFRHVAVWNAAERRVEMHLESLEEQRVLVNGEAVDFARGERIWTESSYKYAPSEIADMGRAAAFVTAEQWLDEDAGFALTLLRAR; encoded by the coding sequence ATGCGCACACCTGGCCCTCCGCACCTCGAACCTCGACCCTCGAACCTCGACCCTCGAACCTCGCGCCTCGAATCCGGCTTCGCCGCCGACGTCCGCCGCGATCTGGCCCTCGCGCCCAAGCAGCTCCAATCGAAGTACCTTTACGACGCGCTCGGCTCGTCGCTCTTCGAGGCGATCTGCCGGCTGCCGTGGTATCGCATCACCCGGGCGGAGCAGGCGCTGCTCGAACGGCACGCGCCGGAGGTCGTCCGCCGCATCGCGCACGATCCGCGGGCGGTGCCGCTCATCGTCGAGCTGGGCTGCGGCAGCGGCGAGAAGATCGTCATCCTCGCCGAGGCGCTGCAGCGATCCGGCCGCCACGGCCGCGTGCACCTGATCGACATCTCGCGTCAGGCGCTGGAGCAGTCCGAGCGCACGCTCGGCCGCCTGCACCACATCTCCGTCGTCGGCCACCGTGAGACCTACGAAGTGGGCCTGCGCCGCGCCGCCGCGGCGCGCGAGCCCGGCAATCCGATGCTCGTGCTGCTGCTCGGGTCGAACATCGGCAACTTCGATCGACCCGCCGCGCATGATTTCCTGTCGGCGATCCGGGACGCGCTCGCCCCGGGCGACTCGCTGCTGCTCGGCGCGGATCTCGTCAAGCCGGAACGCGCGCTGCAGCTCGCCTACGACGATCCGCTCGGCGTCACCGCCGCGTTCAACAAGAACCTGCTGGTGCGGATCAATCGAGAGCTGGGCGGGACGTTCGATCTGGACGCCTTCCGGCACGTCGCGGTGTGGAACGCGGCGGAGCGGCGCGTCGAGATGCACCTGGAGAGCCTCGAGGAACAGCGGGTGCTGGTGAACGGCGAGGCCGTCGACTTCGCGCGAGGCGAGCGGATCTGGACGGAGAGCTCCTACAAGTACGCGCCGTCGGAAATCGCCGACATGGGCCGCGCCGCGGCGTTCGTCACCGCCGAGCAGTGGCTCGACGAGGACGCGGGTTTCGCCCTGACGCTGCTGCGCGCGCGCTGA
- a CDS encoding TMEM175 family protein gives MPRHEITRLEAFSDAVFGFALTLLVVSLEVPRSYAELMDVMAGFPAFACCFALLVWIWHEHNAFFRRYGLQDNVTILINAALLFVVLFYVYPLKFMFDSMFARFVPRAHPPEPMALFQLANASVVYAIGFILMMLMFVLLYARAYARRRDLELTELDVFDLMSLAGHMVVSTLVGFVALSIAALAPLAWAPLSPASLCLMGPGHFLWGAWHGRRRRALEARIAASGYQTVTS, from the coding sequence ATGCCGCGGCATGAGATCACGCGTCTGGAGGCGTTCAGCGACGCGGTGTTCGGGTTCGCGCTGACGCTGCTGGTCGTCTCCCTCGAGGTGCCGCGCAGCTACGCCGAGCTGATGGACGTGATGGCGGGGTTTCCCGCCTTCGCCTGCTGCTTCGCGCTGCTGGTGTGGATCTGGCACGAGCACAACGCGTTCTTCCGCCGCTACGGGCTGCAGGACAACGTCACCATCCTGATCAACGCGGCGCTGCTGTTCGTCGTGCTCTTCTACGTCTACCCGTTGAAGTTCATGTTCGACTCGATGTTCGCGCGGTTCGTGCCGCGCGCGCACCCGCCCGAGCCCATGGCGCTGTTCCAGCTCGCGAACGCGTCGGTGGTCTACGCCATCGGCTTCATTCTCATGATGCTGATGTTCGTGCTGCTCTACGCGCGCGCCTATGCGCGGCGGCGCGACCTCGAGCTGACCGAGCTGGACGTGTTCGATCTGATGTCGCTCGCCGGGCACATGGTGGTCAGCACGCTGGTCGGATTCGTCGCGCTGTCGATCGCGGCGCTCGCGCCGCTCGCCTGGGCGCCGCTCTCCCCCGCATCGCTCTGTCTGATGGGACCGGGACACTTCCTCTGGGGCGCCTGGCACGGACGGCGGCGCCGGGCGCTCGAGGCCCGCATCGCGGCCTCGGGCTATCAGACGGTGACATCGTGA
- a CDS encoding Ku protein, translating into MARSMWKGSLAFGLVNIPVELYSATRDHRPKFRLLHAKDEEPVRYERVCQKEGKPVAWEDLVKGYEYAKGQFVVLTKDDFKTAALEKTRTIDILDFVDPREVDERYFETPYYLQAGKGAERAYVLLREAIRASEKIGIAKIILRDAQHLAAVEAIGDALVLTMMRFSDELVDLKEFDFPQKAELRAAELKMAQQLIDNLVSTWKPEKYTDEYKENLLRVINAKVKGKRPKLIDEDRTPKQAEVVDLMARLRASLEGRGTKAAGAGSSRKTAASKGRKPARGRKRVA; encoded by the coding sequence ATGGCCCGTTCGATGTGGAAAGGCTCGCTCGCGTTCGGCCTCGTGAACATTCCCGTGGAGCTCTATAGCGCCACGCGCGATCACCGGCCGAAGTTCCGTCTGCTGCACGCCAAGGACGAAGAGCCGGTGCGCTACGAGCGGGTGTGCCAGAAGGAAGGGAAGCCCGTGGCGTGGGAGGACCTCGTCAAGGGCTACGAGTACGCCAAAGGCCAGTTCGTCGTCCTCACCAAGGACGACTTCAAGACCGCGGCGCTCGAGAAGACCAGGACGATCGACATCCTCGACTTCGTCGATCCCAGGGAAGTCGACGAGCGCTACTTCGAGACGCCGTACTACCTGCAGGCGGGCAAGGGGGCGGAGCGCGCCTACGTGCTGCTGCGCGAGGCGATTCGCGCCTCGGAGAAGATCGGCATCGCGAAGATCATCCTGCGCGACGCGCAGCATCTCGCGGCGGTCGAAGCGATCGGCGACGCGCTGGTGCTGACGATGATGCGGTTCTCGGACGAACTGGTGGATCTGAAGGAGTTCGACTTTCCGCAGAAGGCGGAACTGCGCGCCGCGGAGTTGAAGATGGCGCAGCAGCTCATCGACAACCTGGTGTCGACGTGGAAGCCGGAGAAGTACACCGACGAGTACAAGGAGAACCTGCTCCGCGTCATCAACGCCAAGGTGAAGGGCAAGCGCCCGAAGCTCATCGACGAGGATCGCACGCCGAAACAGGCGGAAGTCGTTGACCTGATGGCACGTCTGCGCGCGTCGCTCGAAGGGCGCGGAACGAAAGCGGCCGGGGCGGGATCCTCGCGGAAGACCGCCGCATCTAAAGGACGAAAACCCGCGCGCGGCAGGAAGCGCGTGGCATAG
- a CDS encoding WYL domain-containing protein produces MPRNAEVIRQWSILRDLEASRRLTIDDLAARTGVTTRTIRRDLEALQASGFPLFDEVIDGKRYWLLEAKAFRRLDDTGFTLAELSALYFSRTLVECLAATPFQQDVAAAFDKLAGALTPGMRQFLDRLPLVFQAKGAPPRASQPGAAKAEREHIARLLDATLNHRRATMTYFSMSSGREKAYVIEPYRLIYSPGGLYLLAFVPEYKDLRTFAVERIRAISLHEERFTPAEIPDAAFAHSLGINEGPPEHIEIAFEPRIAPYIRERRWHPSQATSDRKDGGVVLSLDVCNDWALRSWILSFGPLARVVAPRSLAEQIKGEIDRAAERYDVV; encoded by the coding sequence ATGCCGCGTAACGCGGAAGTCATCCGGCAGTGGTCGATCCTGCGGGATCTCGAAGCCTCGCGCCGGCTCACCATCGACGACCTCGCGGCCCGCACGGGGGTGACGACGCGGACGATCCGCCGCGATCTCGAGGCGCTGCAGGCCTCGGGGTTCCCGCTGTTCGACGAGGTCATCGACGGCAAGCGCTACTGGCTGCTGGAAGCGAAGGCCTTCCGACGCCTCGACGACACCGGGTTCACCCTCGCGGAGCTGAGTGCCCTGTACTTCAGCCGGACGCTGGTCGAGTGTCTTGCCGCCACCCCGTTCCAGCAGGATGTGGCCGCGGCGTTCGACAAGCTCGCCGGCGCGCTGACGCCGGGGATGCGCCAGTTCCTCGACCGCCTGCCGCTGGTGTTTCAGGCCAAGGGCGCGCCGCCGCGGGCGTCGCAGCCCGGCGCGGCGAAGGCGGAACGGGAGCACATCGCGCGGCTGCTCGATGCGACGCTCAATCATCGCCGCGCGACCATGACCTACTTCTCGATGTCGAGCGGCCGCGAGAAGGCGTACGTCATCGAGCCGTACCGGCTGATCTACTCCCCCGGCGGGCTCTATCTGCTGGCGTTCGTGCCGGAATACAAGGATCTGCGGACGTTCGCCGTGGAGCGGATCCGCGCCATCTCGCTCCACGAGGAGCGCTTCACGCCGGCCGAGATCCCCGACGCGGCGTTCGCCCACTCGCTGGGCATCAACGAGGGACCGCCCGAACACATCGAGATCGCCTTCGAGCCGCGCATCGCCCCTTACATCCGCGAGCGCCGGTGGCATCCGTCGCAGGCGACGTCGGATCGCAAGGACGGCGGCGTGGTGCTGTCGCTCGACGTGTGCAACGACTGGGCGCTGCGCAGCTGGATCCTGTCGTTCGGTCCGCTGGCGCGGGTGGTCGCGCCGCGTTCGCTGGCCGAGCAGATCAAGGGGGAGATCGATCGGGCGGCGGAGAGATATGACGTCGTGTGA
- a CDS encoding DUF5916 domain-containing protein: MLRICLLTLALAAGLDAAPRPSASIAAVPVPSATAIKLDGEFNEAVWERVPAVGGFRQREPKDGEAATYPTEVKVVYDAEHIYVAVLARDPEPARIIGLRTRRDSDSPSDWIRVFIDSFYDRRSAFEFAVNPAGVKRDVAWSNDSSEDPGWDGVWDVSVSQSSDGWRAEFRIPFSQLRFRRADNATFGFAVARQIGRLNETDTWPLLSKSASGVVSSFGDLTGLQLTQSPKRLEVMPYVVGQVNTQPREPGNPLVSAREPKGAIGADLKYAVRPGLTLTATVNPDFGQVEADPAVVNLSGFETFFSERRPFFVEGSGMFTFNLDCNDGNCSGLFYPRRIGRSPRGYPALVEGQYARVPQQSSIVGAAKLTGRLGRFSFGALNAVTADEEATIAHGSLRTRQSVEPLSNFTVVRSRREFANQSTIGFMVTATTRRLSTFTDFLPENAFTGGLDWDLRLKKRYALQGYWAGSSVSGSEDAIAQLQTSTVHSFQRPDADHVELDAARTSLRGGGGQIAFSKIAGSKVRFNSNYSFKTPGFDINDLGFMRRADTRSMSNWLQWRNDRPTKYTRTFRFNVNQWATWNFAGERLNLGYNVNAHASFHNQWSTGMGLNANPANFDDRATRGVGPGALGMPGWSYWSYLSSDSRKPIGFDVFFNVGGDRSGSKYSGIDTNVTIRPTSYLSISGGPGWNFNLQDAQWVENAADGRYVFGRLDQTTVSWTTRVNYTITPDLSVQIYAAPFVSAGEYDRFKRLVDGRAARYDDRYAAIDYEGNPDFNYRSFRTTNVLRWEYKPGSALFVVWQQGREAVLDSGRFDFARDFGGAFTAPARNVFLVKWSYWINR, translated from the coding sequence GTGCTAAGAATTTGCCTCCTCACGCTGGCACTCGCCGCAGGGCTTGACGCGGCGCCTCGGCCGAGCGCTTCGATCGCCGCCGTCCCGGTCCCCTCGGCGACGGCCATCAAACTCGACGGCGAGTTCAACGAAGCCGTCTGGGAGCGCGTGCCGGCGGTGGGCGGGTTCCGCCAGCGCGAGCCCAAGGACGGCGAGGCGGCGACGTATCCGACCGAGGTCAAGGTCGTCTACGACGCCGAGCACATCTATGTCGCGGTGCTCGCCCGCGATCCGGAACCCGCTCGCATCATCGGCCTGCGCACGCGCCGGGATTCGGACTCCCCCTCCGACTGGATTCGGGTGTTCATCGACTCGTTCTACGACCGGCGGTCGGCGTTCGAATTCGCGGTCAATCCCGCCGGCGTGAAGCGCGACGTCGCCTGGTCGAACGACAGCAGCGAGGACCCCGGGTGGGACGGCGTGTGGGACGTGTCGGTCTCGCAGTCGTCGGACGGCTGGCGCGCCGAGTTCCGCATCCCGTTCTCGCAGTTGCGCTTCCGCCGCGCGGACAACGCGACGTTCGGCTTCGCGGTGGCGCGCCAGATCGGGCGCCTCAACGAGACCGACACCTGGCCGCTGCTCTCGAAATCGGCCAGCGGCGTCGTCTCCTCGTTCGGCGATCTCACCGGCCTGCAGCTGACTCAGTCACCCAAGCGCCTCGAGGTGATGCCGTACGTGGTCGGACAGGTGAACACGCAGCCGCGCGAGCCCGGCAATCCCCTGGTGTCGGCGCGCGAGCCGAAGGGGGCGATTGGCGCCGATCTCAAGTATGCCGTGCGCCCCGGATTGACGCTGACGGCGACGGTGAATCCGGACTTCGGCCAGGTCGAGGCGGATCCGGCGGTGGTGAATCTCAGCGGGTTCGAGACGTTCTTCTCGGAACGGCGCCCCTTCTTCGTCGAAGGGAGCGGCATGTTCACGTTCAATCTCGACTGCAACGACGGCAACTGCAGCGGGCTGTTCTACCCGCGGCGAATCGGCCGATCGCCGCGCGGCTATCCCGCGCTCGTCGAAGGACAGTACGCGCGCGTGCCGCAGCAGAGCAGCATCGTGGGCGCGGCCAAGCTCACGGGGCGGCTGGGGCGCTTTTCGTTCGGCGCCCTCAATGCCGTCACCGCAGACGAGGAAGCGACGATCGCGCACGGTTCGCTGCGCACGCGGCAGTCGGTCGAACCGCTCTCCAACTTCACCGTCGTCCGCAGCCGCCGCGAGTTCGCCAACCAGTCGACGATCGGGTTCATGGTCACCGCGACGACGAGGCGGTTGAGCACGTTCACGGATTTCCTGCCGGAGAACGCGTTCACCGGCGGGCTCGACTGGGATCTCCGCCTCAAGAAGCGCTACGCGCTCCAGGGCTACTGGGCCGGCAGCTCGGTCAGCGGCAGCGAAGACGCGATCGCGCAGCTGCAGACGAGCACGGTGCACAGTTTCCAGCGTCCGGACGCCGATCACGTGGAGCTGGACGCGGCGCGAACCTCGCTGCGCGGCGGCGGCGGACAGATCGCGTTCAGCAAGATCGCCGGTTCGAAGGTCCGTTTCAATTCCAACTACAGCTTCAAGACGCCCGGCTTCGACATCAACGACCTGGGATTCATGCGCCGCGCCGACACGCGCTCGATGAGCAACTGGCTGCAGTGGCGCAACGATCGCCCCACGAAGTACACGCGCACCTTCCGGTTCAACGTGAACCAGTGGGCGACGTGGAACTTCGCCGGCGAGCGGCTGAATCTCGGCTACAACGTCAACGCGCACGCGTCGTTCCACAACCAGTGGAGCACCGGGATGGGGCTCAACGCCAATCCCGCGAACTTCGACGACCGCGCCACGCGCGGGGTCGGCCCTGGCGCGCTGGGCATGCCCGGCTGGAGCTACTGGAGCTATCTCAGTTCGGACAGCCGCAAGCCGATCGGCTTCGACGTGTTCTTCAACGTCGGCGGCGATCGCTCCGGGTCGAAGTACAGCGGCATCGACACCAACGTGACGATCCGTCCGACGTCGTATCTCTCGATCAGCGGCGGTCCGGGCTGGAACTTCAACCTGCAGGATGCGCAGTGGGTGGAGAACGCCGCGGACGGCCGCTACGTCTTCGGCCGTCTCGATCAGACGACCGTGTCGTGGACGACGCGCGTGAACTACACCATCACGCCGGATCTCAGCGTGCAGATCTATGCGGCGCCGTTCGTCTCGGCGGGCGAGTACGATCGCTTCAAGCGCCTGGTCGACGGCCGCGCCGCGCGCTACGACGATCGCTACGCGGCGATCGACTACGAGGGCAATCCCGATTTCAACTACCGCTCGTTCCGCACCACGAACGTGCTGCGCTGGGAGTACAAGCCCGGCTCGGCGCTCTTCGTGGTCTGGCAGCAGGGGCGCGAAGCGGTGCTCGACAGCGGCCGCTTCGACTTCGCCCGCGATTTCGGCGGCGCCTTCACCGCGCCGGCGCGCAACGTCTTCCTGGTGAAGTGGAGCTACTGGATCAACCGCTGA
- a CDS encoding SUMF1/EgtB/PvdO family nonheme iron enzyme, with protein sequence MLSTAIDTRGAVEQYRRNRARTETIFDLIAPDAYYSRPIALRNPIVFYEGHLPAFSVIAFLRRGLGLPPVDARLERLFERGIDPDSAESAVPRSGASTVWPSRDEVRGFARACDTAILAAIDGMRSTPEAIEGLYTALEHEAMHQETLLYMWHRLPYELKRGRSGAGDRRDAAVVAHAPASVVIPAGPATLGADRRGVIFGWDNEFDQHTVAVEAFGVDVLPVTNGRFLEFMNDGGYSRRDLWSEEGWEWIQKEGVSHPAFWLPADPSLLASRTSILDPRSSTLDQWHWRGMFSPVPLPAHAPVYVSHAEASAYARWKGRRLMTEPEWHRAAEGATPGHADFAGYDPVPAGSYPQTASRWGVHELIGNGWEWTSTVFAPFAGFTAMRSYPEYSADFFDGRHYVMKGASPATAIELTRPSFRNWFRGNYPYVYAKFRTVDRQPGSGTGQRGSGAGER encoded by the coding sequence ATGCTTTCTACGGCGATCGACACCCGGGGTGCGGTCGAGCAGTACCGCCGCAATCGCGCGCGCACCGAAACGATCTTCGATCTCATCGCGCCGGACGCGTACTACTCGCGCCCGATCGCGCTGCGCAATCCGATCGTCTTCTACGAGGGGCATCTTCCCGCCTTCAGCGTGATCGCGTTCCTGCGCCGCGGGCTCGGGCTGCCGCCCGTCGATGCGCGGCTCGAGAGGCTGTTCGAGCGCGGCATCGATCCCGACTCCGCCGAGAGCGCCGTGCCGCGCAGCGGCGCGTCCACGGTGTGGCCGTCGCGCGACGAGGTCCGCGGCTTCGCCCGCGCGTGCGACACCGCGATCCTGGCGGCGATCGACGGCATGCGCTCCACACCCGAGGCCATCGAAGGGCTCTACACCGCGCTCGAGCACGAGGCGATGCACCAGGAGACGCTGCTCTACATGTGGCATCGGCTGCCGTATGAGCTGAAACGCGGGCGATCGGGCGCCGGGGATCGGCGCGATGCCGCGGTCGTGGCTCACGCGCCGGCATCCGTGGTGATCCCGGCCGGTCCGGCGACGCTTGGCGCCGATCGCCGCGGCGTCATCTTCGGCTGGGACAACGAGTTCGATCAGCACACGGTCGCCGTCGAGGCCTTCGGCGTCGACGTGCTTCCGGTGACCAACGGGCGGTTCCTCGAGTTCATGAACGACGGGGGCTACAGCCGTCGCGACTTGTGGAGCGAGGAAGGCTGGGAGTGGATCCAGAAGGAGGGCGTGTCACATCCCGCGTTCTGGTTGCCGGCTGACCCCTCGCTCCTCGCCTCCCGCACCTCGATCCTCGATCCTCGATCCTCGACCCTCGACCAGTGGCACTGGCGCGGCATGTTCTCCCCCGTCCCGCTGCCCGCTCACGCACCTGTCTATGTCTCCCACGCCGAGGCCTCTGCCTACGCGCGATGGAAAGGGCGCCGGCTGATGACCGAGCCCGAGTGGCATCGCGCCGCGGAAGGGGCGACGCCGGGTCATGCCGACTTCGCCGGCTACGATCCCGTCCCCGCCGGCTCGTATCCGCAGACCGCCAGCCGCTGGGGCGTGCACGAGTTGATCGGCAACGGGTGGGAGTGGACCTCCACCGTGTTCGCCCCGTTCGCCGGCTTCACCGCGATGCGCTCGTATCCCGAGTACTCGGCGGACTTCTTCGATGGCCGGCATTACGTCATGAAGGGCGCCTCCCCGGCGACCGCGATCGAGCTCACCCGTCCGAGCTTCCGCAACTGGTTCCGCGGCAACTATCCGTACGTGTATGCGAAGTTCCGCACGGTGGATCGGCAACCGGGATCGGGCACCGGGCAACGGGGATCGGGGGCCGGAGAACGGTAA